The following are from one region of the Actinoplanes sp. L3-i22 genome:
- a CDS encoding TetR/AcrR family transcriptional regulator yields the protein MPRSEGLRADAARNRTALLRAVEELLAHHHPAQISMDLVATTAGVGKGTVFHRFGSRDGLMLALVQERAHDLGVAIADGPPPLGPGAPARARLLAFLSAIVDLVSRNKGLLAALGTTIATPADQGPREEHPVYRAWHGHIAALAGQERPDLDADMLAHVLLASVHSEPVLGVLASGAGDRLDRTLRDLVTALIPDDGR from the coding sequence ATGCCACGATCCGAAGGCCTCCGCGCCGACGCCGCCCGCAACCGAACCGCCCTGCTCCGGGCCGTCGAGGAGCTGTTGGCCCACCACCACCCGGCACAGATCTCCATGGATCTGGTGGCGACCACCGCCGGCGTCGGCAAAGGCACCGTGTTCCACCGCTTCGGCAGCCGCGACGGGCTGATGCTGGCCCTCGTCCAGGAGCGCGCCCACGACCTCGGCGTGGCGATCGCCGACGGGCCACCCCCACTCGGGCCCGGCGCCCCCGCGCGCGCCCGGCTGCTCGCCTTCCTCAGCGCGATCGTCGACCTGGTCTCCCGCAACAAGGGCCTGCTCGCGGCGCTCGGCACCACCATCGCGACACCGGCTGACCAGGGGCCACGCGAGGAACATCCGGTCTACCGCGCCTGGCACGGCCACATCGCCGCGCTGGCCGGGCAGGAACGCCCCGACCTCGACGCCGACATGCTCGCCCACGTGCTGCTCGCCTCGGTGCACAGCGAGCCCGTTCTCGGCGTGCTCGCCAGCGGCGCGGGCGACCGCCTCGACCGCACGCTGCGTGACCTGGTCACGGCGCTGATCCCGGACGATGGGCGCTAG
- a CDS encoding aminoglycoside phosphotransferase family protein yields MNDSGSRVVVPEEFARWRAHLDGVSGRAWVAALPAHVERLLARWRLTLDEAAPRHGGQALVLMVTRDDRPLALKLSAPQDPATAREAAGLRAWRGRGTVELLESEPGAVLLERLDHTRTLHALPVREAAVIAGGLLRLLAIPPPPEVPALPDIATTLPERHRRLGDPVPGRWFSQALEYAVDLPGAGENVLLHADLHYGNILAGIRYPWLAIDPRPLSGPPEYSVPELLWSRVDELHSAAEIRRLCDLLVDAAGLDPGLAVGWAVTRCVDYWLWGLERGLTIDPVRCSRVVAALLRD; encoded by the coding sequence ATGAATGACAGCGGGAGCCGGGTGGTCGTACCGGAAGAATTCGCCCGGTGGCGGGCCCACCTGGACGGGGTCAGCGGCCGTGCGTGGGTCGCCGCCCTGCCCGCCCACGTCGAGCGTCTCCTCGCCCGGTGGCGCCTGACCCTCGACGAGGCCGCGCCCCGGCACGGCGGGCAGGCCCTGGTCCTGATGGTGACCCGCGACGACCGTCCGCTGGCGCTGAAACTGAGCGCGCCGCAGGACCCGGCGACCGCGCGGGAGGCGGCCGGCCTGCGTGCGTGGCGTGGTCGTGGCACCGTTGAGCTGCTGGAATCCGAGCCGGGCGCGGTGCTGCTGGAGCGGCTCGACCACACGCGGACGCTGCACGCGCTCCCGGTGCGGGAGGCGGCGGTCATCGCCGGCGGTCTCCTCCGCCTGCTGGCGATTCCGCCGCCGCCCGAGGTGCCGGCGTTGCCGGACATCGCGACGACCCTGCCCGAGCGCCATCGAAGGCTGGGCGATCCGGTTCCGGGCCGCTGGTTCTCCCAGGCTTTGGAGTACGCGGTGGACCTGCCCGGCGCCGGAGAGAATGTTTTGCTCCACGCGGATCTGCACTACGGAAACATTCTCGCCGGAATTCGATATCCGTGGCTCGCCATTGATCCGCGTCCGTTGTCCGGTCCACCGGAGTATTCCGTTCCCGAGCTGCTGTGGAGTCGAGTGGACGAGCTTCATTCGGCGGCCGAGATCCGCCGGCTGTGTGACCTTCTGGTCGACGCCGCCGGGCTGGATCCCGGCCTGGCTGTGGGCTGGGCCGTGACCCGCTGTGTCGATTACTGGCTGTGGGGCCTGGAGCGCGGTCTGACCATCGATCCCGTCCGCTGTTCGCGAGTCGTGGCCGCGTTGCTCCGCGACTAG
- a CDS encoding KamA family radical SAM protein — translation MSEQPYEYQRRELVEPDWTRFPGWRDVTPAQWQSAQWQRVNCVKNVKQLRAVLGDLVDESFYADLEADQQRLATMSMLLPPQMLNTMVPHEVPDTASFYADPVRKYMLPIATDRRLDWPSHPNASRDSLHEHDMWVAEGLTHRYPTKVLAELLSTCPQYCGHCTRMDLVGNSTPTVPKLKLLQKPVDRYAAHLDYLKTHPGVRDVVVSGGDVANVPWKQLEAYLMGLLAVPTVRDIRLATKALMGLPQHWLQDDVVEGMHRVAVTAQRRGVNLAVHTHVNHVNSLTPSVAKAAQTLLEIGVRDVRNQGVLMRGINDTSADLLDLCFGLQGEAGILPYYFYMCDMIPNAEHWRVPVWHAQQLQHDLMGYLPGYATPRIVCDVPFVGKRWVHMVAEYDREHGISYWTKNYRTSIEKDDSEALSKLYAYYDPIDTLPEAGQDWWRKQQEVVAV, via the coding sequence GTGTCCGAACAGCCATACGAGTACCAGCGGCGTGAGCTGGTCGAGCCGGATTGGACCCGGTTCCCCGGTTGGCGCGACGTCACGCCCGCCCAGTGGCAGTCCGCCCAGTGGCAGCGGGTCAACTGTGTGAAGAACGTGAAACAGCTGCGGGCGGTGCTCGGCGACCTGGTCGACGAGTCGTTCTACGCCGACCTGGAGGCCGACCAGCAGCGCCTGGCCACCATGTCGATGCTGCTCCCGCCGCAGATGCTCAACACGATGGTGCCGCACGAGGTGCCGGACACGGCGTCGTTCTACGCCGACCCGGTCCGCAAGTACATGCTCCCGATCGCCACCGACCGGCGCCTGGACTGGCCGTCGCACCCGAACGCCAGCCGCGACTCACTGCACGAGCACGACATGTGGGTCGCCGAGGGCCTCACCCATCGCTACCCGACCAAGGTCCTCGCCGAACTGCTGTCGACCTGTCCGCAGTACTGCGGGCACTGCACCCGGATGGACCTGGTCGGCAACAGCACGCCCACGGTCCCGAAGCTCAAGCTCCTGCAGAAGCCCGTGGATCGCTACGCGGCCCACCTCGACTATCTGAAGACCCATCCCGGCGTACGGGACGTGGTCGTCTCCGGCGGCGACGTGGCAAACGTCCCGTGGAAGCAGCTCGAGGCGTACCTGATGGGCCTGCTCGCGGTGCCGACCGTGCGGGACATCCGGCTGGCGACCAAAGCCCTGATGGGCCTCCCCCAGCACTGGCTGCAGGACGACGTCGTCGAGGGCATGCACCGGGTCGCCGTCACCGCCCAGCGGCGCGGCGTCAACCTGGCCGTGCACACCCACGTCAACCACGTGAACTCGCTGACCCCGTCGGTCGCCAAGGCGGCCCAGACGCTGCTCGAGATCGGCGTGCGCGACGTGCGCAACCAGGGCGTGCTGATGCGCGGCATCAACGACACCTCGGCCGACCTGCTCGACCTGTGCTTCGGGCTGCAGGGCGAGGCCGGGATCCTGCCGTACTACTTCTACATGTGCGACATGATCCCGAACGCGGAGCACTGGCGCGTGCCGGTCTGGCACGCCCAGCAGCTGCAGCACGACCTGATGGGGTACCTGCCGGGCTACGCGACGCCGCGGATCGTCTGCGACGTGCCGTTCGTCGGCAAGCGCTGGGTGCACATGGTCGCCGAGTACGACCGGGAGCACGGCATCTCGTACTGGACGAAGAACTACCGGACGTCGATCGAGAAGGACGACAGCGAGGCGTTGTCGAAGCTCTACGCCTACTACGACCCGATCGACACGCTGCCCGAGGCCGGCCAGGACTGGTGGCGCAAGCAGCAGGAAGTCGTCGCGGTGTAA
- a CDS encoding L-erythro-3,5-diaminohexanoate dehydrogenase has protein sequence MAGSVGLHRVIEPAGVLPQAAWRLDASPEIGPDEVRIRVQRLNLDAASYRQLAQKHAGDGAKIRAEVLEIVGTRGKMHNPVTGSGGMLIGVVEAVGPESPLPVKAGDRVATLVSLTLTPLRITDELRGWDGLSEQVPADGTAILFGRSIVGVLPDDLPPELALAVYDVCGAPALVDRVARRYRDPTVLVLGGAGKSGSLSLAAAKRAGARTKAIVVSEAERDALAQAGVADEIAIADARNPVEVAGKAGPADITVVCVDVPGCEHGAILATEPGGTVIFFSMATSFSAAALGAEGLAADVTMLVGNGYVPGHAEFAVDLLRTTPAVRSLFEKRIAGD, from the coding sequence ATGGCGGGATCGGTGGGTCTGCACCGGGTGATCGAACCGGCCGGGGTGCTGCCCCAGGCCGCCTGGCGCCTGGACGCCTCCCCGGAGATCGGCCCGGACGAGGTGCGCATCCGCGTGCAACGGCTCAACCTCGACGCTGCCAGCTATCGGCAGCTCGCGCAGAAACATGCCGGAGACGGGGCGAAGATCCGCGCCGAGGTGCTGGAGATCGTCGGGACCCGCGGCAAGATGCACAATCCGGTCACCGGCTCCGGCGGCATGCTGATCGGCGTGGTCGAGGCGGTCGGCCCGGAGTCGCCGCTGCCGGTCAAGGCCGGCGACCGGGTCGCGACCCTGGTGAGCCTGACCCTGACGCCGCTGCGGATCACCGACGAGCTGCGGGGCTGGGACGGATTGTCCGAGCAGGTCCCGGCGGACGGGACGGCGATCCTGTTCGGCCGCTCGATCGTCGGGGTGCTGCCCGACGACCTGCCGCCGGAGCTGGCGCTGGCCGTCTACGACGTGTGCGGGGCGCCGGCGCTGGTCGACCGGGTCGCCCGGAGATATCGGGACCCGACCGTGCTGGTGCTCGGCGGGGCCGGCAAGAGCGGATCGCTGAGCCTCGCGGCCGCCAAGCGCGCGGGGGCCCGTACCAAAGCGATTGTCGTCTCCGAAGCGGAGCGCGACGCGCTGGCGCAAGCCGGAGTCGCGGATGAGATCGCGATCGCCGATGCCCGGAACCCGGTCGAGGTCGCCGGGAAAGCCGGCCCGGCGGACATCACGGTCGTCTGCGTGGACGTGCCCGGCTGCGAGCACGGCGCGATCCTGGCGACCGAGCCGGGCGGCACCGTGATCTTCTTCTCGATGGCGACCAGCTTCTCCGCGGCCGCGCTCGGCGCCGAGGGCCTGGCCGCCGACGTGACCATGCTGGTCGGCAACGGATACGTGCCCGGGCACGCGGAATTCGCGGTCGATCTGCTGCGCACGACACCCGCGGTGCGCTCGTTGTTCGAGAAGCGGATCGCGGGAGACTGA
- a CDS encoding hemerythrin domain-containing protein, whose protein sequence is MASPTGDRVAALSRQLAETHQELRRRLVALRSRSTAATQAHPDPRDKATTADLPHPDLRDQTAPADPAHPAPRGKTAPADPAHPAPRGKTAPADPAHPAPRGKTAPADPAHPAPRGKTAPADPAHPAPRGKTAPADPAHPAPRGKTAPADPAHPAPRGKTAPADPAHPAPRGKTAPADPAHPAPRGKTAPADPAHPAPRGKTAPADPAHPAPRGETAAADWAQTDLRTHCLAFCSALTTHHQGEDSGLFAALLHERPDLAPTIDKLVEDHGLITEILTRIADLTTSAPAAIAPELDGLAAIMESHFRYEERALAEALDAGVPDNGWSTPVLHLKSPPAIT, encoded by the coding sequence GTGGCCTCCCCCACCGGCGACCGAGTCGCCGCGCTGAGCAGACAACTAGCCGAAACCCACCAGGAACTGCGCCGGCGCCTGGTTGCCCTACGCAGCCGATCCACCGCAGCCACCCAGGCCCACCCCGACCCGCGCGACAAGGCCACCACCGCCGACCTCCCGCACCCCGATCTGCGCGATCAGACAGCCCCGGCCGACCCAGCGCACCCGGCTCCGCGCGGCAAGACAGCCCCGGCCGACCCAGCGCACCCGGCTCCGCGCGGCAAGACAGCCCCGGCCGACCCAGCGCACCCGGCTCCGCGCGGCAAGACAGCCCCGGCCGACCCAGCGCACCCGGCTCCGCGCGGCAAGACAGCCCCGGCCGACCCAGCGCACCCGGCTCCGCGCGGCAAGACAGCCCCGGCCGACCCAGCGCACCCGGCTCCGCGCGGCAAGACAGCCCCGGCCGACCCAGCGCACCCGGCTCCGCGCGGCAAGACAGCCCCGGCCGACCCAGCGCACCCGGCTCCGCGCGGCAAGACAGCCCCGGCCGACCCAGCGCACCCGGCTCCGCGCGGCAAGACAGCCCCGGCCGACCCAGCGCACCCGGCTCCGCGCGGCAAGACAGCCCCGGCCGACCCAGCGCACCCGGCTCCGCGCGGCGAGACCGCCGCGGCCGACTGGGCGCAGACCGATCTGCGGACGCACTGCCTGGCCTTCTGCAGTGCCCTGACCACGCACCACCAGGGCGAGGACAGCGGCCTGTTCGCCGCCCTGCTGCACGAACGCCCCGACCTGGCGCCGACGATCGACAAGCTGGTCGAGGACCACGGCCTGATCACCGAAATCCTCACCCGCATAGCGGATCTCACCACCTCCGCCCCAGCCGCGATCGCCCCGGAACTGGACGGCCTGGCCGCGATCATGGAGTCCCACTTCCGCTACGAGGAACGCGCCCTGGCCGAAGCCCTGGACGCCGGCGTCCCCGACAACGGCTGGTCCACCCCCGTCCTCCATCTGAAGTCGCCACCCGCCATCACATAG
- a CDS encoding zinc-binding alcohol dehydrogenase family protein gives MLTVEEAERPAPGEGQVLIRAEAIGVNFVDTRFRRGGEGIFRRPLPGRPTGDVAGIVVEVGPGVDPGLAGRRVAALAEDAYAEFVVAEARWLADVPAGLSAADAVMLPMAAPVALRVLRSAGLRRGESVLVHSAAGGIGHLIVQLARVLGAGVVIGATSGDKGDFVRSLGADLAVDYAVPGWAGRVREALPAGVDVVLDAAGGVLMREGVALLAPFGRAVAYGAASGDPGEVPVGSLFALRTISGFNLTAWRRAAPDVARQEMDEVANLFAAGRLRTRVHAELPLAEAATAHKLMEERAHSGRLLLRP, from the coding sequence GTGCTGACCGTCGAGGAGGCCGAGCGTCCGGCTCCGGGCGAGGGCCAGGTGCTGATCCGGGCGGAGGCGATCGGGGTCAACTTCGTCGACACCCGGTTCCGTCGTGGCGGTGAGGGGATCTTTCGTCGGCCGTTGCCGGGTCGCCCCACCGGCGACGTCGCCGGGATCGTCGTCGAGGTGGGGCCGGGGGTGGATCCGGGGCTCGCCGGCCGCCGGGTGGCGGCTCTGGCCGAGGATGCTTATGCGGAGTTCGTTGTCGCGGAGGCGCGCTGGCTGGCCGACGTCCCGGCCGGGCTGAGTGCGGCTGATGCGGTGATGCTGCCGATGGCCGCTCCGGTGGCGCTGCGGGTGCTGCGGTCCGCGGGTCTGCGACGCGGCGAAAGTGTTCTGGTGCATTCCGCGGCCGGAGGGATCGGGCACCTGATCGTGCAGCTCGCGCGGGTCCTCGGCGCCGGTGTCGTGATCGGGGCGACCTCGGGTGACAAGGGGGATTTCGTTCGCTCGCTCGGTGCTGACCTGGCGGTGGACTATGCCGTGCCGGGTTGGGCAGGGCGAGTGCGGGAGGCGCTGCCGGCGGGCGTCGATGTCGTGCTGGACGCGGCCGGTGGGGTGCTGATGCGGGAGGGCGTGGCGTTGCTGGCGCCGTTCGGTAGGGCGGTGGCCTACGGCGCGGCGTCCGGCGATCCGGGTGAGGTGCCGGTCGGTTCGCTGTTTGCGCTGCGGACCATCTCTGGTTTCAACCTGACCGCCTGGCGCCGGGCGGCCCCGGATGTGGCCCGCCAGGAGATGGACGAGGTGGCGAATCTGTTCGCGGCCGGACGACTTCGGACCAGAGTGCATGCTGAATTGCCGCTGGCGGAGGCGGCAACGGCTCACAAGTTGATGGAGGAGCGCGCCCACAGTGGGCGGCTTCTGCTCCGCCCATGA
- a CDS encoding arylamine N-acetyltransferase has product MDVDGYLHRLGLSSLAGQAPSVPGLHALHTAHAERVPYECLEIWLGRPTTIDPADSTRRILAGRGGYCYHLNGAFSALLRALGYQVTRHVGGVQGNASTPAELSANHLVLTVTGLPAPEAPAGEWLVDLGMGDGLHGPLPLVAGEYQQGPFRYRLSPSDLEPGAWRFDHDPTGSFLGMDFRGAATEMSAFEAKHEHLSTSPESGFVRVATAARRDATGVDLIRTLVLTRIGTDPDRTELTTRTDYFTAMADVFGLTFTDTTPTERDALWSRLSTAHEKWLAQQPT; this is encoded by the coding sequence ATGGACGTCGACGGGTATCTTCACCGGCTCGGGCTCTCGTCACTCGCCGGTCAGGCCCCCAGCGTGCCGGGTTTGCACGCGCTGCACACGGCACACGCCGAGCGGGTGCCCTACGAATGCCTGGAAATCTGGCTCGGCCGCCCGACAACCATCGACCCGGCCGACTCCACCCGGCGGATCCTGGCCGGCCGCGGCGGCTACTGCTACCACTTGAACGGGGCGTTCTCGGCGCTGCTGCGAGCGCTCGGATACCAGGTCACCCGGCATGTGGGCGGCGTGCAGGGGAACGCCTCGACCCCGGCCGAGCTCAGCGCCAACCATCTCGTGCTGACCGTCACCGGCCTGCCCGCCCCGGAAGCCCCGGCCGGCGAGTGGCTCGTCGACCTCGGCATGGGCGACGGCCTGCACGGCCCGCTCCCACTGGTCGCCGGCGAGTACCAGCAGGGCCCGTTCCGCTACCGCCTGTCCCCCTCCGACCTGGAGCCCGGCGCCTGGCGCTTCGACCACGACCCGACCGGCTCGTTCCTCGGCATGGACTTCCGCGGCGCGGCCACCGAGATGTCCGCCTTCGAGGCCAAACACGAGCACCTGTCGACCTCCCCGGAGTCCGGCTTCGTCCGGGTCGCCACCGCCGCCCGCCGAGACGCCACCGGCGTAGACCTGATCCGAACCCTGGTCCTGACCCGAATCGGCACCGACCCCGACCGCACCGAACTGACCACCCGAACCGACTATTTCACCGCCATGGCCGACGTCTTCGGCCTCACCTTCACCGACACCACCCCCACCGAACGCGACGCCCTGTGGTCCCGCCTCTCCACAGCCCACGAGAAGTGGCTGGCCCAGCAGCCCACCTGA
- a CDS encoding putative quinol monooxygenase: MIIIAGELRVAPDDRDDYLTAVAGVARLARRAPGCHDFTQSADPIESGRILVYERWESDDDLLAFRDSGGPDLDLPPLLSADVHKYRISAVEAP; the protein is encoded by the coding sequence GTGATCATCATTGCCGGGGAGCTGCGCGTCGCGCCTGACGATCGCGACGACTATCTGACCGCGGTCGCCGGGGTGGCGCGGCTGGCCAGGCGGGCTCCGGGCTGTCACGACTTCACCCAGTCGGCCGATCCGATCGAGTCGGGCCGGATCCTGGTCTACGAGCGCTGGGAGTCCGACGACGACCTGCTCGCCTTCCGCGACTCCGGCGGCCCGGACCTGGACCTGCCTCCACTCCTGTCAGCAGATGTCCACAAATATCGGATTTCTGCCGTCGAAGCCCCCTGA
- a CDS encoding amidohydrolase encodes MTNPKVCYTNGRFYSAAEPRATAMLVSGGTIEWLGDTADAPAADRTVDLAGALVTPAFVDAHLHATDTGLAFDGLDLSGSGSAREVLDAVAAFAAGRPADGVVHGHGWDESTWTDQTPPTAGELDRAAGGRKVYLSQASVHSALVSSALLPAAEGVDGHHPSGWVREHAHHAVRAVALGALTDAQRTAAQRTALSRAAAMGIAAVHECGGPGTSSEADFRSVLALSGQGLPQVFGYWGELGGAEKARELGAAGAAGDLYADGALGSRTASLRAPYHDGEHGCGEAFLTAEQAAEHLLDCIRVGFQGGFHAIGDAAIETVLEGFALAAKQVGVDKIREGNHRIEHVELIDKAMIARMVEFGVIASVQPVFDALWGGNDRMYAQRLGVDRALTSNPIGAMHATGVALAFGSDAPVTALDPWSVVVAASAPRNPVYRMKVRAAFAAASRGGWRAAGVSRVGVLAPGASATFAAWDTPGGVLEGLPALLPDIDGVVPARPVCRRTVLHGDTIYES; translated from the coding sequence ATGACTAACCCCAAGGTCTGCTACACCAACGGTCGCTTCTACTCCGCCGCCGAGCCGCGCGCCACCGCGATGCTGGTCAGCGGCGGGACCATCGAGTGGCTCGGCGACACCGCCGACGCCCCGGCCGCCGACCGCACCGTCGACCTGGCGGGCGCGCTGGTCACCCCGGCGTTCGTCGACGCGCACCTGCACGCCACCGACACCGGCCTGGCGTTCGACGGCCTGGACCTGTCCGGGTCCGGCTCGGCCCGCGAGGTGCTCGACGCGGTCGCCGCGTTCGCGGCCGGCCGCCCGGCCGACGGCGTGGTGCACGGGCACGGCTGGGACGAGTCGACCTGGACCGACCAGACCCCGCCGACCGCGGGCGAGCTGGACCGGGCCGCCGGGGGCCGCAAGGTGTACCTGTCCCAGGCCTCGGTGCACTCCGCGCTGGTCAGCTCGGCGCTGCTGCCGGCCGCCGAGGGCGTCGACGGTCACCACCCGTCCGGCTGGGTGCGCGAGCACGCGCACCACGCGGTCCGGGCGGTCGCGCTTGGCGCGCTGACCGACGCGCAGCGGACCGCGGCGCAGCGGACCGCGCTGAGCCGGGCCGCCGCGATGGGGATCGCCGCGGTGCACGAGTGCGGCGGGCCGGGCACCTCCAGCGAGGCCGACTTCCGGTCGGTGCTCGCGCTGTCCGGGCAGGGGCTGCCGCAGGTCTTCGGCTACTGGGGTGAGCTCGGCGGCGCCGAGAAGGCGCGGGAGCTGGGCGCGGCCGGGGCGGCCGGCGACCTGTACGCGGACGGCGCGCTCGGCTCGCGGACCGCGTCGCTGCGCGCGCCGTACCACGACGGCGAGCACGGCTGCGGCGAGGCGTTCCTGACCGCCGAGCAGGCCGCCGAGCACCTGCTCGACTGCATCCGGGTCGGCTTCCAGGGCGGCTTCCACGCGATCGGCGACGCCGCCATCGAGACCGTGCTGGAGGGCTTCGCGCTCGCCGCCAAGCAGGTCGGCGTGGACAAGATCCGGGAGGGGAACCACCGGATCGAGCACGTCGAGCTGATCGACAAGGCGATGATCGCCCGGATGGTCGAGTTCGGCGTGATCGCCTCGGTGCAGCCGGTCTTCGACGCGCTGTGGGGCGGCAACGACCGGATGTACGCCCAGCGCCTCGGCGTCGACCGGGCCCTGACCAGCAACCCGATCGGGGCGATGCACGCCACCGGGGTGGCGCTGGCGTTCGGCTCGGACGCGCCGGTGACCGCGCTCGACCCGTGGTCGGTGGTGGTCGCCGCGTCCGCGCCGCGCAACCCGGTCTACCGGATGAAGGTGCGGGCGGCGTTCGCGGCCGCCAGCCGCGGCGGGTGGCGGGCCGCCGGCGTGAGCCGGGTCGGCGTGCTGGCCCCGGGCGCGTCGGCGACGTTCGCCGCCTGGGACACCCCGGGCGGGGTGCTGGAAGGACTGCCGGCGCTGCTGCCGGACATCGACGGCGTGGTGCCGGCGCGGCCGGTCTGCCGCCGCACGGTGCTGCACGGCGACACGATCTACGAGAGCTAG
- a CDS encoding class I SAM-dependent methyltransferase, with the protein MDAPSVAATSFGTAAGAYERGRPPYPEDALDFLLPAGQPRVLDLGAGTGKLTRQIRARGLDVIAVDPSEGMLGELRRAVPEVSARQGTAEQIPLPDASVDVVLVAQAWHWVDPARAVPEIARVLTPGGRLGLIWNLRDERTDWVQRLGTIIGREARRATVMGPPLGPITTSTFEWAHTMRPGELLDLVASRSRVILLPVDERAAVLAQVRQLTATHPALVGRSSYTLPYLTQCAYAELPA; encoded by the coding sequence GTGGATGCCCCCTCCGTTGCCGCGACCTCCTTCGGAACGGCTGCCGGCGCCTACGAGCGCGGCCGTCCGCCGTACCCCGAAGACGCCCTTGATTTTCTTCTGCCCGCTGGGCAGCCCCGCGTCCTCGACCTGGGCGCCGGCACCGGGAAACTGACCCGGCAGATCCGGGCCCGCGGCCTCGACGTGATCGCCGTCGACCCGTCCGAGGGCATGCTCGGCGAGCTGCGGCGGGCCGTGCCGGAAGTCTCCGCACGCCAGGGCACCGCGGAACAGATCCCGCTGCCGGACGCGTCGGTCGACGTGGTCCTGGTCGCGCAGGCCTGGCACTGGGTCGACCCGGCGCGCGCCGTGCCGGAGATCGCGCGCGTGCTGACGCCCGGCGGCCGCCTCGGCCTGATCTGGAACCTGCGCGATGAGCGCACCGACTGGGTGCAGCGTCTCGGCACGATCATCGGGCGCGAGGCCCGGCGGGCGACGGTGATGGGGCCGCCGCTCGGCCCGATCACCACGTCGACGTTCGAGTGGGCGCACACGATGCGGCCCGGGGAACTGCTCGACCTGGTCGCCTCGCGCAGCCGGGTGATCCTGCTGCCGGTCGACGAGCGGGCGGCGGTGCTCGCGCAGGTCCGGCAGTTGACGGCTACGCATCCGGCGCTGGTCGGCCGGAGTTCGTACACGTTGCCCTACCTGACCCAGTGCGCCTACGCGGAGTTGCCTGCCTGA
- a CDS encoding CsbD family protein — protein MSFTDKVKNKAEELSGKAKQAVGDATDNPRLQAEGKAQEAAAHAKQAGEHVKDAGHDVRDTFS, from the coding sequence ATGAGCTTCACCGACAAGGTCAAGAACAAGGCCGAGGAACTGTCCGGCAAGGCGAAGCAGGCCGTCGGCGACGCGACCGACAACCCGCGTCTGCAGGCCGAGGGCAAGGCCCAGGAGGCCGCCGCGCACGCCAAGCAGGCCGGTGAGCACGTCAAGGACGCGGGCCACGACGTCCGCGACACCTTCAGCTGA
- a CDS encoding alpha/beta hydrolase-fold protein, which yields MRRRTLLAASVVAASAAAGAWAYESTRPVVVPLAVPSVPPGPERCELRYSKARGTTVDFYTAVPAGHGDGSGLPVCLVLHGGSKRPADFEGLGLGRFLTDAVNRGAAPFVLAGATGDRLAWQPDGRDDPQRMLHEELPVWCAARGYDTGRLAAWGWSMGGYGSLLLAEAFPRFVRVVAAFSPAVAPGDAVFRDADRLAGTPVGLWCGRSDPLFGNVRALRRELPDEPMAGTFGPGKHNFDYWSTAIPAAFAFIAARLSGVTPSPA from the coding sequence ATGCGACGACGTACCCTGCTGGCCGCGTCCGTGGTGGCGGCCTCGGCGGCGGCCGGCGCCTGGGCCTACGAGTCCACCCGCCCCGTCGTCGTCCCGCTGGCCGTGCCCTCGGTGCCGCCCGGCCCGGAACGCTGTGAGCTGCGGTATTCGAAGGCGCGGGGGACCACTGTCGACTTCTACACGGCGGTGCCGGCCGGGCACGGCGACGGCTCGGGGCTGCCGGTCTGTCTGGTGCTGCACGGCGGTTCGAAGCGGCCGGCCGACTTCGAGGGGCTCGGGCTGGGCCGGTTCCTGACCGACGCGGTGAACCGGGGCGCGGCGCCGTTCGTGCTGGCCGGGGCGACCGGGGACCGGCTCGCCTGGCAGCCGGACGGCCGGGACGACCCGCAGCGGATGCTGCACGAGGAGTTGCCGGTGTGGTGCGCGGCGCGCGGCTACGACACCGGGCGGCTGGCGGCGTGGGGCTGGTCGATGGGCGGTTACGGCTCGTTGTTGCTGGCCGAGGCGTTTCCGCGGTTCGTGCGGGTGGTGGCGGCGTTCTCGCCGGCGGTGGCGCCCGGGGACGCGGTGTTCCGCGACGCGGATCGGCTGGCGGGCACGCCGGTCGGGCTGTGGTGCGGCCGGTCGGATCCGCTGTTCGGAAACGTCCGTGCGCTGCGCCGGGAGTTGCCCGACGAGCCGATGGCCGGAACATTCGGACCGGGAAAACATAACTTCGATTATTGGAGTACGGCGATTCCGGCGGCTTTCGCGTTCATCGCCGCCCGATTGAGCGGGGTAACACCGAGTCCGGCGTGA